From Salarias fasciatus chromosome 12, fSalaFa1.1, whole genome shotgun sequence, the proteins below share one genomic window:
- the LOC115398460 gene encoding RING finger protein 223: MNLNRDSNLGPSDVLGALVSSNDPPPCSSSDSSLPSLWSPPVVSTSQSSVTVFSHTSHPHPASSDLDRAQNPEPSSISALQLPSSDPSAAASSGPRSSLHLLPGTPPSYHVSFIIPSPDLQPAPLPLPSPEETLPDLECSICFSQFNNVFRCPKMLQCHHTFCLECLARMNVKSSEPSAIQCPLCRRLTTLPTLGLPKLATDSTVLSCLPDAMQRVYSIRFVRNKGKLQVKRSAAAQQRWGHSAQPLRLTNRSLDVGLPSPPPGRPGEPGGVGGALFRLTDRPACRAFLLTAMVMMMVLLTGIIVFLLTFRESISP, from the exons ATGAATCTGAACAGAGACTCGAACCTGGGTCCCTCTGACGTTCTTGGAGCCCTCGTCTCCTCAAACGATCCGCCCCCGTGCTCCAGCTCCGACTCTTCTCTTCCCAGCTTGTGGTCCCCCCCAGTGGTGTCCACCAGCCAGAGCTCAGTCACCGTCTTCAGCCACACCTCCCACCCCCATCCGGCCTCCTCAGACCTGGACCGAGCTCAGAACCCGGAACCCTCATccatctctgctctgcagctcccgTCCTCAGATCCCAGCGCCGCTGCTTCATCTGGACCCCGgtccagcctccacctgctccccgGCACACCGCCCTCCTACCATGTCTCCTTCATCATCCCGTCCCCGGACCTCCAGCCGGCCCCCCTCCCACTGCCGTCCCCCGAGGAGACCCTCCCGGACCTGGAGTGCTCCATCTGCTTCAGCCAGTTCAACAACGTCTTCCGCTGCCCCAAGATGCTGCAGTGTCACCACACCTTCTGCCTGGAGTGTCTGGCGCGCATGAACGTGAAGTCTTCGGAGCCCAGCGCCATCCAGTGCCCGCTGTGTCGCCGCTTGACGACGCTGCCCACCCTCGGCCTGCCCAAACTCGCCACTGACTCCACCGTGCTGTCCTGCCTGCCGGACGCCATGCAGAGGGTCTACAGCATCCGCTTCGTCCGCAACAAGGGGAAGCTGCAGGTGAAAAG GTCAGCGGCGGCTCAGCAGCGGTGGGGTCACAGTGCACAGCCGCTGAGGCTGACGAACCGCTCTCTGGATGTGGGCCTTCCCAGCCCCCCGCCGGGTCGGCCGGGCGAGCCAGGCGGAGTCGGCGGCGCTCTGTTCAGGCTGACGGACCGGCCGGCCTGCCGCGCCTTCCTGCTGACCGccatggtgatgatgatggtgctGCTGACGGGCAtcatcgtcttcctcctcaccttcagaGAGTCGATTTCGCCATAA
- the LOC115398253 gene encoding cilia- and flagella-associated protein 157-like, with translation MAQNSEANLYLTQIKHLEEALKSAELRHEELQQENKKLSCQYNTLKEDRQDISEYLLHRIALKQKEVQELQGELERQKLERHKEEEALKLQLSQKRRELQEQEEKLRSKEDRLAQQKEQIRHVKEQQSAVEEKLKIQAEEHKAAMESLILKSRCETEKKLQEAQDLTDKNMLTREQKRFQASQLQKNIQSLSEELSYLTKERDSLTDRRDKLQGKIDKKRTALSGLTGDVSPLNESTWDLSGSTETEEGHTSKPLPDQIRVIWVLKLLYLGKESKLWAKKCDKLEEKLKNNKMHLQKTLDVEKALREQQTLKSEQLRQVTYESQQLDVELQRETDTIEQLEASMRTAAAGLRLAVKRTTLQLLRRSGLSAVPYSALCRLHDSQKQDADTKGRLQRVLQVLEGPHPGRPGTTLDDSAEESSQGQKPQTSSPETASAESPDFSTDPVFLMARYRTGDLGIVPRPAWSPIAHRRSDRRNARSKKPQTSADFDV, from the exons ATGGCTCAGAACAGTGAGGCAAACCTGTATCTCACACAGATTAAACATCTGGAAGAAGCTTTAAAGAG CGCTGAGCTGAGACACGAGGAGCTACAGCAGGAGAACAAAAAGCTTTCCTGTCAGTACAACACGCTGAAAGAGGACAGGCAGGACATCTCGGAGTACCTGCTTCACCGCATCGCTCTCAAACAGAAGGAGGTGCAGGAGCTTCAGGGAGAGCTGGAGCGCCAAAAGCTGGAAAGacacaaagaggaggaggctctgaagctgcagctgagccAGAAGAGGCGGGAGcttcaggagcaggaggagaagctccGGTCAAAAG AGGACAGGTTGGCACAGCAGAAGGAGCAGATACGACACGTGAAGGAGCAGCAGTCCgctgtggaggagaagctgaagaTTCAGGCAGAAGAACACAAAGCTGCGATGGAGAGCCTCATTTTGAAATCACGCTGCGAGACCGAAAA GAAGCTTCAGGAAGCTCAGGACCTCACTGACAAGAACATGTTGACCAGAGAGCAGAAGAGGTTTCAGGCCAGCCAGCTGCAGAAGAACATCCAGTCTCTGAGTGAGGAGCTGTCATACCTGACGAAGGAGAGAGACTCACTGACGGACAGACGGGACAAACTCCAGGGCAAGATAGACAAGAAGAGGACGGCTCTGTCTGGATTAACTGGAGATGTGTCCCCACTTAACGAG TCCACATGGGATCTCAGTGGCAGTACAGAGACTGAAGAAGGCCACACATCCAAGCCTCTTCCAGACCAAATCAGAGTTATATGGGTCCTGAAGCTCCTCTACCTGGGGAAG GAGTCGAAGCTGTGGGCAAAGAAGTGTGACAAGCTGGAGGAAAAGCTGAAGAACAACAAGATGcacctgcagaaaacactggatGTGGAGAAAGCTTTGAG AGAACAGCAAACCTTGAAGTCCGAGCAGCTTCGTCAGGTAACGTACGAGTCGCAGCAGCTGGATGTGGAGCTGCAAAGAGAGACGGACACGATCGAACAGCTGGAGGCAAGCATGAGGACGGCTGCCGCTGGTCTCCGGCTCGCCGTGAAG AGGacaacactgcagctgctgaggcgGTCTGGACTGTCCGCGGTCCCTTACTCAGCTCTGTGTCGTCTGCACGACTCCCAGAAGCAGGATGCCGATACTAAGGGGCGGCTGCAGAGGGtgctccaggtcctggaggggcCGCATCCCGGTAGACCCGGGACCACACTGGACGACTCTGCAGAGGAGAGCAGCCAAGGACAGAAACCGCAGACCTCCAGCCCTGAAACTGCCAG TGCTGAGAGTCCAGACTTCTCCACAGATCCAGTCTTCCTGATGGCTCGTTACAGAACAGGCGACCTCGGGATCGTACCAAGACCGGCGTGGTCTCCCATCGCACACCGCCGGTCTGACCGCCGTAATGCACGGAGCAAAAAGCCTCAAACTTCAGCAGACTTTGACGTCTGA